One window from the genome of Pantoea cypripedii encodes:
- a CDS encoding NAD(P)/FAD-dependent oxidoreductase — MQHVESYYAATANAHQPWPTLQESIQCDVCIIGGGFTGLSSALFLTEAGYDVVVLEAAKIGFGASGRNGGQVVNSYSRDVDVIEQRYGKDTAKMLGSMMFEGAEIIRDRIDRYAIACDYRPGGIFAALNNRQMGHLRSQKASWARYGNHDLELLDERGIRREVATDRYVGGLLDKRGGHLHPLNLALGEAEAIRRHGGRIYEQSAALKVAYGTPNRVKTAQGDVSATFVIFAGNAYLPSQLEPRLSRKSMPCGSQIVTTEPLTRDQALGLLPNNHCVEDCNYLLDYFRLTADNRLLYGGGVVYGAREPDDIETLIRPKLLRTFPQLRDVRLSYRWSGNFLLTLSRMPQFGQLEKNVYFMQGDSGHGVTCTHLSGKLIAEVLRGQAERFDAFARLPHLPFPGGRRFKIPLTAMGAAWYALRDRLGV; from the coding sequence ATGCAACATGTGGAGAGTTATTACGCCGCAACTGCGAATGCGCACCAGCCCTGGCCAACACTGCAGGAGAGCATTCAGTGTGACGTGTGCATTATTGGCGGCGGGTTTACCGGGTTGTCATCGGCACTGTTTCTCACCGAGGCCGGCTATGATGTGGTGGTGCTGGAAGCGGCGAAAATCGGCTTTGGTGCCAGCGGCCGTAACGGCGGCCAGGTGGTGAATTCCTATAGCCGCGACGTTGATGTTATTGAACAGCGCTATGGCAAAGATACTGCAAAAATGCTGGGCAGCATGATGTTTGAAGGGGCAGAGATTATTCGCGATCGCATTGATCGCTATGCCATTGCCTGTGATTATCGGCCCGGTGGTATTTTTGCCGCGCTCAACAACCGCCAGATGGGCCATCTGCGCAGCCAAAAAGCCAGTTGGGCGCGTTATGGTAACCATGATTTAGAACTGCTTGACGAACGCGGTATCCGCCGGGAGGTGGCAACCGATCGCTATGTCGGCGGCCTGCTGGATAAACGCGGTGGGCACCTGCATCCGCTGAATCTGGCGCTGGGTGAAGCCGAAGCTATCCGTCGGCATGGTGGGCGTATTTATGAGCAATCTGCCGCGCTGAAAGTCGCCTATGGCACGCCAAATCGGGTGAAAACGGCGCAGGGTGATGTCAGCGCTACTTTTGTGATTTTCGCCGGAAACGCCTATCTGCCCTCCCAGCTGGAACCCCGCCTGAGCCGCAAAAGCATGCCCTGTGGCTCGCAAATCGTTACTACCGAACCGCTTACCCGCGATCAGGCGCTTGGGCTACTGCCAAATAATCATTGCGTTGAAGATTGTAACTACCTGCTGGATTATTTCCGTCTCACTGCCGATAACCGCCTGCTCTACGGCGGTGGTGTGGTATATGGCGCGCGTGAACCGGATGATATTGAGACGCTGATCCGACCAAAACTGTTGCGTACCTTCCCACAGCTGCGTGATGTGCGCCTAAGTTACCGCTGGAGCGGCAATTTCCTGCTCACGCTGTCGCGCATGCCGCAATTCGGTCAGCTGGAAAAAAATGTCTATTTTATGCAAGGCGACAGCGGGCATGGCGTGACCTGCACCCATCTGTCCGGCAAGCTGATTGCGGAAGTGCTGCGGGGTCAGGCGGAACGTTTTGATGCCTTCGCCAGGTTGCCTCACCTGCCCTTCCCTGGCGGAAGACGTTTTAAAATCCCCCTGACAGCAATGGGTGCAGCCTGGTATGCGCTGAGGGACAGATTGGGCGTATAA